The sequence GATCTGGTATTCCACCGGGTCTTCCACGGTGAGGACGTTCTTCTGTATGGTGTTCACCTCCGAGAGGGCGGCGTAGAGCGTGGTGGTTTTGCCGCTGCCGGTGGGGCCGGTGACGAGGATGATGCCGTTGGGCAGCTCGATCCCCTGTTTCATCTGGTTGAACATGTCATTGTCCATTCCCAATTGGCCGAGGCTGAGCAGGTTGCGGCTTTTATCCAGCAGGCGCATGACCACCCGCTCGCCGAAGGTTGTGGGGATGGTGCTGACGCGGACGTCGATCTCGCGCCCGGCCGCCTTGATGCTGATGCGGCCGTCCTGCGGCAGGCGCTTTTCGGCGATGTCCAGCCCCGCCATGATCTTTACGCGGCTGATGAGCTGCGCGTGGATGCGGCGCGGCGGTTTCAATACGGTGTAGAGGATGCCGTCCACCCGCATCCGCACCGCCAGCGAATCGGCGAACACCTCGATATGCACATCGGATGCTTTTTCCTTGATGGCCTGTTGCAGCAGCGAGTTGAGCAGCCGGACGATGGGGGCCACTTCGTCGGTGTCGAGGATGTCGGCGGCCCCTTCCAGTTGGTGGGCGATGCTTTCCAGGTTTCCTTCGCCGACTTCCCCCAGCATATCCTCGGCGGTGCCGGCGGTGATCTCGTAGGCGCGGTTGATGAATTCCGCCACCAGTTCGGGGGAGGCCACCGTCACATCCACCGGCTGTCCCAGCAGGGCGCGCAGGTCGGCCAGCGCGTGGTGGTTCAGCGGTTTGGCGGTGAGCACCATTGCCCTGCCGCCCACGCTGCTCACCGGCGCCATCTCGTTCTTTTTGGCGAAGCCGATGGGGATCTTGCGTACCAGCGCGGCGGAATCCTCCACCGGCGGGAGCGATTCAGCATAGGGGAATCCGAGCCGATGGCTCAGTTCCTTTAATTCTTCCATCATCCGTTCCGCCGCTTAAAAGCGTTTAACGTTGGTGTGCGTTGCCTTCAGGGGAGAGAAGAGCGTCTGTTCCGCCGCGGGCGTGACGTTATTTGACGCGGCTGGTTCCGGCGCCCGCGGTAAAAGCTCCGTCCGCGGCGCCTCGGTATCCGGCGCGGGGGGCGTTTCCACCGGCGCGGGGACGGTATTTATTTCATTCCGCATTTTGTCCAACTCGCGTTTTTCCTCCAGCAACGGGGATTCGGTGCTTTCCATCCGTTTCTGGCGTGTGGTGGTGATCCGCTCCATCTCCGCGACGGTCTTGATGATGTGCGGGGTGAGGAAGATCATCAGGTTTGTCTTGGTCCGCTGCTTGCTCTTGCTCTTGAAAAGCCAGCCGAGCAGCGGGATGTCCCCCAGCAACGGCACTTTATTTTCCACGTCCTGGATGTTTTCCTGCATGAGGCCGCCGATGACCACGTTTTGCTGGTCGTGCACCACCACCACGGTTTTGGCGTTGCGCTTGAAGGTGATGATGTCTTTCGCCTTGTCAAGCTGCGTGGGGGCGATGCTGGAAATTTCCTGGAAGATGTGGAGTTTCACGAAATCGGATTCGCTGATCTGCGGTTTCACCTTCAGGGTGATGCCGATGTCCTGCCGTTCGATGTTTTCGATGGGGGTGGCCCCGGTGGTTTGCGCGGTGCTTTTGACGAACGGCACGTTGCTGCCGACAAAAATCTCCGCTTCCTCGTTGTCGGTGGTGAGGATGTTCGGCGTGGAGAGGATGTTCACGTCGGTATCGGTGCGCAGGGCATGCACCAGCGCGCCGACATTGGCGTACGTTTGGCCGCCGAAGTTGACGACGCCGTCCACCACGCCGA comes from Nitrospinota bacterium and encodes:
- the gspE gene encoding type II secretion system ATPase GspE, whose translation is MMEELKELSHRLGFPYAESLPPVEDSAALVRKIPIGFAKKNEMAPVSSVGGRAMVLTAKPLNHHALADLRALLGQPVDVTVASPELVAEFINRAYEITAGTAEDMLGEVGEGNLESIAHQLEGAADILDTDEVAPIVRLLNSLLQQAIKEKASDVHIEVFADSLAVRMRVDGILYTVLKPPRRIHAQLISRVKIMAGLDIAEKRLPQDGRISIKAAGREIDVRVSTIPTTFGERVVMRLLDKSRNLLSLGQLGMDNDMFNQMKQGIELPNGIILVTGPTGSGKTTTLYAALSEVNTIQKNVLTVEDPVEYQIRGIGQMQVNPLIGLHFADGLRSMLRQDPDIIMVGEIRDQETARIAVQASLTGHLVLSTLHTNDSAGAITRLVDIGIEPFLIASSLVGILAQRLVRILCPACKTPMTLETEEIRRLGADAARAGLGARAWRAAGCPACMNSGYRGRSGIYEYLHITDTMRSFIVKGADSKEIRQAAIQEGMQTLRRDG